A genomic region of Nitrosomonas ureae contains the following coding sequences:
- a CDS encoding TonB-dependent receptor domain-containing protein, with amino-acid sequence MLILIAMLFSLGHIDSLHAASECGIATARARVVSVQGVIEIKRIQGKTWQSASMDTLLCGGDMIRSRSRSRAALRLNNDSMLRLDQKSSIIFPAMQEDKNISLLDFIEGTIHIITRTPKPFRIRTPFVNASVDGTEFLVRIQGDDAEVVVYEGKVSVSNDRGQLVLNDHEAATIHKGQAPQKEIMIFPIDAVQWALYYPTILDYWRDRGARGIDALIHQAGQLLNTGQVEKAQTIIQRILQQEPDNSDAYALLAVIAVVQNDKDQALELATMAIANNPESAAAHLALSYTRQAHFEIEAALKSVQQAMALDPQNALVWARIAELQMSLGELEQARQAALEAVGLNPALSKTQTILGFAQLLQLETQAAKVIFQHAIELDQADPMPRLGLGITLIREGSLEAGRIELEIAASLDPANSLIRSYLGKAYFEEKRYPLSSTQFDLAKERDPKDPTPWLYDGIQKQTQNRPVEALRDIQKSIALNNNRAVYRSRFLLDRDEAARGSSLARIFENLGFEKRAIMETAKSLSFDPANHSAHRFLSDTYANIPRHEAARVSELLQAQLLQPINVNPVQPHMAVADLNIINNTGPSNPGFNEFTPLMERSKTQLITSGVVGNNSSLGNEVVFSKFNERTSISLGQFHYETNGFRTNNDQNHDILNAFVQHALTSKLNLQAEVRTRSAHHGYLLQDFDRDSADPNALQNRWRRNIDEDTVRVGARYDLSPNQSIITSSQYSDRKNENLGERLLKTNSEKIEGYQTEMQYQFRSSWFNFLAGSGVYRLNVDPTVELYSSVNTIQCCENFGRNKTNGYVYSNLNLHSALNATVGFSYDSYEEREHTVDGFNPKFGLQWNIANYLRLRMAWLETVKAPLTAHQTIEPTQVAGFNQLFDDLNGTKSRRIGIGIDTHFRDKLFSGFEISDRDLNVPIHLPTSIISDNQEESLVRAYLYGLLHKRWTARSEIQFEKFSRAETNSSPHLIDTLTLPAGIDYFNPNGFFANLTGTFIHQKVDRTGKQDNEGTDKTFLVDASIGYRLPKRRGMVSLEARNLFDEFFLYRTTNFMTPELVSPRFIPTRTIFARITLNF; translated from the coding sequence ATGCTTATCCTTATCGCGATGCTTTTTTCGCTGGGTCATATCGATTCATTGCATGCCGCATCAGAGTGCGGAATAGCAACCGCCCGCGCTCGGGTCGTGTCCGTACAAGGGGTGATCGAGATCAAGCGCATTCAGGGAAAAACGTGGCAATCGGCCAGCATGGATACACTCTTGTGCGGCGGTGACATGATCCGCTCCAGATCCCGCAGTCGCGCAGCACTACGGCTCAACAACGATAGCATGCTCAGACTGGATCAGAAATCGAGTATCATTTTTCCGGCAATGCAGGAAGATAAAAATATCTCGCTGCTAGATTTTATCGAAGGTACGATCCATATCATCACACGAACACCGAAGCCGTTCAGAATCAGGACACCTTTTGTTAATGCCAGTGTGGACGGGACCGAATTTCTGGTCCGCATACAGGGTGACGATGCGGAAGTTGTGGTCTACGAAGGCAAGGTATCCGTCAGCAATGATCGAGGTCAGCTGGTACTTAATGACCATGAAGCGGCCACCATTCACAAAGGTCAGGCACCGCAAAAAGAAATCATGATCTTCCCCATCGATGCGGTGCAATGGGCATTGTACTATCCGACTATCTTGGATTACTGGCGGGATCGTGGCGCACGAGGTATCGATGCATTAATTCATCAAGCGGGTCAGTTGCTCAATACCGGGCAGGTTGAAAAAGCTCAGACAATCATTCAGCGCATACTGCAACAAGAACCGGATAACAGTGATGCCTATGCCTTACTGGCTGTCATCGCCGTAGTGCAAAATGACAAAGACCAAGCACTTGAGCTGGCAACCATGGCGATTGCCAATAATCCGGAATCGGCCGCTGCCCATTTAGCGCTTTCCTATACCCGGCAGGCACACTTTGAGATTGAAGCTGCGCTCAAAAGCGTACAACAAGCTATGGCACTCGATCCCCAGAATGCACTGGTATGGGCACGCATTGCAGAATTACAAATGTCGCTGGGTGAATTGGAGCAAGCCAGGCAGGCTGCACTGGAAGCTGTCGGCTTAAACCCTGCTTTGAGCAAAACACAGACAATATTAGGTTTTGCACAGTTATTGCAACTGGAAACACAAGCCGCAAAGGTAATTTTTCAGCACGCGATTGAACTTGATCAGGCCGATCCAATGCCCAGGCTAGGACTCGGTATCACGTTGATTCGCGAAGGCAGTCTCGAAGCAGGACGCATAGAACTCGAAATCGCCGCTAGTCTGGACCCGGCCAATTCATTGATTCGCAGTTATTTGGGTAAAGCGTATTTCGAGGAAAAACGCTACCCGCTATCGAGCACACAATTTGATCTGGCCAAAGAACGTGATCCGAAAGACCCAACACCGTGGCTGTATGACGGTATCCAGAAACAAACCCAGAACCGGCCGGTAGAGGCACTCAGGGATATCCAGAAATCGATTGCACTAAACAATAACCGTGCGGTGTATCGCTCCAGATTCCTGCTTGATCGCGATGAAGCGGCCAGAGGGTCCAGCCTGGCGCGCATCTTTGAAAATCTGGGATTTGAGAAACGCGCCATTATGGAAACGGCAAAATCATTGAGCTTCGATCCAGCCAATCACTCCGCACATCGATTTCTTTCGGATACTTATGCCAATATTCCACGCCATGAAGCTGCTCGTGTCAGTGAATTACTTCAAGCACAACTGTTGCAACCCATCAACGTAAACCCCGTGCAACCGCACATGGCGGTAGCCGATCTCAATATTATTAACAACACCGGTCCATCCAATCCCGGGTTTAATGAATTCACTCCTCTGATGGAACGCAGCAAAACGCAATTGATCACGTCTGGTGTGGTCGGCAATAATAGTAGCTTGGGCAATGAAGTGGTATTCTCCAAGTTCAATGAGCGCACTTCGATCAGCCTGGGGCAGTTTCATTATGAAACCAACGGGTTCCGTACCAACAACGATCAGAATCATGACATTCTCAATGCTTTCGTTCAACATGCACTAACGTCCAAATTGAATCTTCAGGCTGAAGTGCGGACACGTTCGGCCCACCATGGTTATTTGTTGCAGGATTTTGACAGAGACTCTGCTGATCCTAATGCGCTGCAAAATCGGTGGCGCAGAAATATTGACGAAGATACAGTACGTGTGGGTGCACGATACGATTTATCGCCCAATCAAAGTATTATTACTTCCAGTCAATATTCTGATAGGAAAAATGAAAATCTTGGTGAAAGGCTATTAAAAACTAATTCTGAGAAAATAGAAGGCTATCAAACTGAAATGCAGTATCAGTTTCGTAGCTCGTGGTTTAACTTCCTCGCTGGCTCCGGTGTTTATCGTTTAAATGTTGATCCTACCGTTGAATTATATTCATCAGTGAATACAATTCAATGCTGCGAGAATTTTGGCAGAAACAAAACAAATGGTTATGTATATTCGAATTTGAATCTTCATTCCGCTTTAAATGCAACGGTGGGGTTTAGTTATGATTCCTATGAAGAAAGAGAACACACAGTTGATGGATTCAACCCAAAATTCGGATTGCAATGGAATATTGCAAACTATTTGAGATTGCGTATGGCATGGTTAGAAACAGTTAAAGCGCCACTTACCGCTCATCAAACCATTGAGCCCACTCAGGTCGCCGGATTTAACCAATTATTTGACGATCTTAATGGAACTAAATCCCGCCGCATCGGTATTGGAATAGATACACATTTTCGGGATAAATTGTTCAGTGGATTTGAGATTTCAGATCGGGATTTAAATGTTCCTATTCATTTACCAACAAGCATCATTTCTGACAATCAGGAGGAATCGTTAGTTCGAGCCTATTTATATGGATTGCTCCATAAACGCTGGACAGCAAGAAGTGAAATTCAGTTTGAAAAATTTTCCCGAGCTGAAACTAATAGTAGCCCTCATCTAATCGATACGCTGACTCTCCCGGCAGGAATTGATTATTTCAATCCAAACGGTTTTTTCGCCAACTTGACCGGAACTTTTATTCACCAAAAAGTAGATCGAACAGGAAAACAAGACAATGAAGGTACCGACAAAACTTTCCTGGTTGATGCATCGATTGGTTACCGGCTTCCCAAACGCAGAGGAATGGTCAGCCTGGAAGCCAGAAATCTATTTGATGAGTTTTTCTTATACCGTACCACCAATTTTATGACCCCGGAACTGGTAAGTCCGCGCTTTATTCCCACTCGCACAATTTTTGCGCGGATTACTTTAAATTTTTGA
- a CDS encoding TonB-dependent receptor domain-containing protein has translation MLTTQERSSEVRQNLKPSSSMAIKIFRIIESVESGLNCRNMSAILQLAFFFLIFLCQINSTHAAETCEPEVARLTSAQGIIELRRANEPVWQKIAMHAVICQGDTIRARSHSRAALLLNNASVVRLDQKTSMTFLQPENDNVPSLLELFTGVIHIITRTPKPFTVRTPFLNGGVEGTEFLVSVDKNSTRMILYEGKITATNAQGTLALANHEAAIARRNTAPHRISIINPVDAVQWALHYPIIIHTHLQQLTPLSALPVLKQSIEYYHQGKVSEALSLLDSIESPDYSDHLLLYRASLLLAVGQANEAKIMIEEVLSKQPNNSEAYALLALIAVVQNSKEQALELATHAHALNNDSTSAMLALSYAQQAHFRIEEALASVLQATTIESKNALAWARLAELHMSTGDLDRAFKAAQQAVNLNPDVARTQTILGYAYLLQFHTQRAQTVFSQAIQLDQADPLPRLGMGLALIREGKLEAGRIELEIAASLDPVNSLIRSYLGKAYFEEKRYPQSSVQFDLAKERDPQDPTPWLYDAIQKQTQNRPVEALKDIQKSIELNDNRAVYRSRLLLDRDEAARGSSLARIFENLGFEKRALMETAKSLSFDPGNHSAHRFLSDAYVNIPRHEIARVSELLQVQLLQPINVNPVQPHLAVADLNIITGTSPSVIGFNEFAPLMERNKPQFVASGIVGSNGTLGNEVVASLQRDRTSIGLGQFHHETDGFRPNNDQKHNIYNAFFQYALTPKLNLQAEARSRASEHGDIQLNFSKFGEDGLNGRSFYRRELNEQVARFGARYTITPDQELLFSTKYIDRHEEIAFSRNENPLRLNLSGLQTEAQHLFRARLFNSIMGGGTYDFGSIYDRNTVYAYTNTHLLANITATVGLSYDAFSSTVNTRIDKINPKIGLQWDITDFFRLRAAWFETTKSHIIAQQSLEPTQVAGFNQFFDEPNGTRARRMGIGFDTRVADKLFSGFEVSERDVKVPSAPASEEVLSKQNEQLYRAYLYWLPHTFWAMRGEFQYEKLTHNGANIITNPDQIKTVSAPFSIEHFHPTGLFSRFTTTFVKQDLFLHGDYDRIRDPQKTASGIDSFFLLDYMIGYRFPNRRGILSLEGKNLLDEEFYYRNSYLNLSEPINPIFLPTRTVFFKLTMNF, from the coding sequence ATGCTTACAACTCAGGAGCGTTCATCAGAGGTACGCCAGAACCTGAAACCATCATCGAGCATGGCAATAAAAATATTCCGCATAATTGAGTCCGTTGAGTCCGGGCTTAATTGCCGGAATATGTCGGCTATCTTGCAGCTGGCATTTTTCTTCCTTATATTCCTGTGCCAGATCAATAGCACACATGCGGCTGAAACCTGCGAACCAGAGGTAGCTCGGCTGACCTCGGCTCAAGGGATCATAGAACTACGCCGTGCCAATGAACCAGTCTGGCAAAAAATAGCCATGCACGCGGTTATTTGCCAGGGAGATACTATTCGTGCCCGTTCGCACAGCCGAGCCGCACTGTTGCTAAATAACGCCAGCGTGGTAAGACTGGATCAGAAAACAAGCATGACATTTCTCCAACCAGAAAATGACAATGTACCCTCATTACTGGAATTATTTACCGGTGTGATTCATATCATTACCCGCACACCCAAACCATTTACGGTTAGAACACCTTTTCTTAACGGGGGCGTTGAAGGCACTGAATTTCTTGTGAGTGTCGATAAAAATAGTACCCGGATGATCCTTTATGAGGGAAAAATAACGGCCACTAACGCCCAAGGAACCCTTGCACTTGCCAATCATGAAGCGGCAATTGCTAGGCGGAATACCGCACCGCACAGAATAAGCATTATTAATCCAGTGGATGCGGTGCAATGGGCGTTGCACTACCCCATCATTATCCATACTCATCTCCAACAATTAACCCCACTCTCTGCATTGCCGGTGTTAAAGCAATCCATTGAATACTACCACCAAGGAAAAGTTTCCGAAGCCTTGTCCCTACTGGATAGCATTGAATCACCCGATTACTCTGACCATCTGCTGCTCTACCGCGCCAGTCTTTTATTGGCAGTCGGTCAGGCCAATGAAGCCAAAATAATGATTGAAGAAGTGCTATCAAAACAACCCAATAACAGCGAAGCCTATGCTTTGCTGGCTTTAATCGCAGTGGTTCAGAATAGCAAAGAACAAGCACTCGAATTAGCCACGCATGCACACGCGCTGAATAACGACTCTACGTCAGCAATGCTTGCGCTCTCATATGCGCAGCAAGCACATTTCAGAATCGAAGAAGCCTTGGCCAGCGTTCTGCAAGCAACAACGATAGAATCCAAGAATGCGTTGGCATGGGCACGCCTGGCTGAATTACACATGTCCACAGGTGATTTGGATCGCGCATTCAAGGCGGCGCAACAAGCTGTCAATTTAAACCCTGATGTGGCCAGAACACAGACGATTCTGGGTTATGCATACTTACTGCAATTTCATACCCAACGCGCACAAACGGTCTTCTCTCAAGCCATTCAATTGGATCAGGCGGATCCTTTGCCAAGACTGGGCATGGGATTGGCGCTGATACGCGAAGGCAAGCTCGAAGCGGGCCGCATTGAACTGGAAATCGCTGCAAGCCTGGATCCAGTCAATTCGCTCATACGTAGCTACCTGGGCAAGGCTTATTTTGAAGAAAAACGCTACCCTCAGTCCAGCGTTCAATTCGATCTGGCCAAGGAGCGTGACCCGCAAGATCCTACCCCCTGGCTTTACGATGCAATTCAGAAGCAAACTCAGAATCGGCCCGTAGAAGCATTGAAGGATATCCAGAAATCAATTGAATTAAACGACAATCGCGCAGTTTATCGATCCAGGTTGTTGCTGGATCGTGATGAAGCCGCGCGTGGATCCAGCCTGGCAAGAATTTTCGAGAATCTCGGATTTGAAAAACGCGCGCTGATGGAAACCGCAAAATCCCTGAGCTTTGACCCGGGAAATCATTCGGCGCATCGTTTCTTGTCCGATGCCTATGTCAATATCCCGCGGCATGAAATCGCCCGTGTCAGCGAGCTACTGCAAGTGCAATTATTGCAACCGATCAACGTCAATCCGGTACAACCGCACTTGGCCGTCGCGGATCTCAATATCATTACAGGAACTTCGCCCTCGGTCATCGGCTTTAATGAATTTGCCCCACTCATGGAACGCAACAAACCTCAGTTTGTCGCTTCCGGAATTGTGGGCAGTAATGGCACGCTTGGAAATGAAGTGGTTGCTTCTCTTCAACGTGACAGAACTTCAATCGGCCTGGGACAATTTCATCATGAAACGGATGGATTCCGCCCTAACAATGACCAAAAACATAATATTTACAATGCTTTTTTTCAATATGCCTTAACTCCCAAGTTGAACCTACAGGCCGAGGCTCGTTCGCGCGCATCTGAACATGGAGATATCCAGCTGAATTTCTCTAAGTTTGGTGAAGATGGATTGAACGGCAGATCGTTTTACCGCAGGGAATTGAATGAGCAGGTTGCACGATTCGGTGCAAGATACACCATCACTCCCGATCAGGAATTACTGTTTTCTACCAAGTATATTGACCGTCATGAGGAAATCGCTTTCAGTAGGAATGAAAATCCTCTCAGGCTCAATTTGTCCGGATTGCAAACCGAAGCACAGCATTTATTCCGGGCCAGGCTCTTTAATTCAATCATGGGTGGAGGGACTTACGATTTCGGAAGCATTTATGACCGCAATACAGTCTACGCCTATACCAACACGCACTTACTCGCAAATATTACAGCTACCGTGGGATTGAGCTACGATGCATTTAGCAGCACCGTCAATACTCGGATAGACAAAATTAATCCCAAGATCGGTTTACAGTGGGATATCACTGATTTTTTCAGATTAAGAGCTGCCTGGTTTGAGACTACAAAATCTCATATCATCGCGCAGCAATCATTGGAACCTACGCAAGTGGCCGGTTTCAATCAATTCTTTGATGAGCCGAATGGAACCAGAGCACGACGCATGGGCATTGGTTTTGATACCCGTGTTGCGGATAAACTGTTCAGTGGTTTCGAAGTATCCGAACGCGATGTAAAAGTACCTTCAGCACCTGCAAGCGAAGAGGTTTTATCGAAACAAAATGAACAACTCTATCGCGCCTACCTTTACTGGTTACCCCATACCTTCTGGGCTATGCGGGGCGAGTTTCAATACGAAAAGCTCACGCACAATGGCGCAAATATCATCACTAATCCGGATCAGATCAAGACAGTCAGCGCACCATTCAGTATTGAGCACTTTCATCCAACCGGTTTGTTTTCCAGATTCACCACCACTTTTGTCAAACAGGACCTTTTTCTTCATGGTGATTATGATCGAATCCGAGATCCTCAGAAGACTGCTTCAGGAATTGATTCATTTTTTCTTCTGGATTACATGATTGGTTACCGGTTTCCCAATCGCAGGGGAATTCTGAGCTTGGAGGGAAAAAATCTGCTGGATGAGGAGTTCTATTATAGAAACAGTTATCTTAATCTATCCGAGCCTATTAACCCGATTTTTCTTCCAACGCGCACGGTCTTTTTTAAGTTGACTATGAATTTTTAG
- a CDS encoding adenylate/guanylate cyclase domain-containing protein, producing MPRWLKHLLLGIVIGLTGVIVHLSPAGLWMEEKFGLYWLFHLRGAVVAPDNVVVVAIDQPSASRFNLPMTPQLWPRELHARLIEQLTQAGARTIVFDLIFDTPSAIVAYDHKLALSMKTAGNIVLVERLVYEDTALSTDAKEKNYTRMVKEGPMPLLPLIADAVQAHAPFPLPKKERVNHYWVFKPDAGDMPTIPTVVLQIFALPLYKDFIRLLRTVNPAYAAQLPTHKEAADIEDLIFTLRDLFLNETDLAHRLKTELNRDANLNSTQRNTLLALLNTYSGNDTRYLNFYGPPRSIRTIPYHQALYPDENETSGQSRPVNFQNKVVFVGFSAATQPEQDIVRDDYHTVFSNPDGLYISGVEIAATAFANLLENKPVRPFPLMGSLGILFVLGLGLGIVFMLLPNQSAVVASFVLIFLYAGSVYYFFKEISVWLPLINPVFLQLPLAFFGAITLKYDEEKLESQQLKKAFGYFLPDRVVNDIVRNSGAMALNNQLVYGACLATDAEAYTALAEKMEPQQLGQLMNNYYAVLFEPVKQHNGTVSDVVGDAMLAIWAKTSASSDLRRDACLACLDIAAAIERFNHTPNQPHLPTRMGLHFGEMLLGNIGALHHFEYRAVGDIVNTTSRIQGVNKYLGTRLLVSGQVITGLDEFLIRPLGDFLLTGKSTPVNLFELIAHKQSASQMQLWLCETFSCALKAYQDQQWTEACDSLYKILDMIPEDGPSKFFLNLCKKNESVPPVDSWNSTIQIEAK from the coding sequence ATGCCCCGATGGCTTAAGCACCTTCTTCTCGGCATTGTTATCGGCTTGACAGGAGTCATTGTTCATCTGTCTCCTGCAGGATTATGGATGGAAGAGAAATTTGGTTTGTACTGGTTGTTTCATTTACGTGGAGCTGTTGTAGCGCCGGACAACGTCGTCGTCGTTGCCATTGATCAACCTTCTGCTTCCAGGTTTAATTTACCGATGACCCCACAATTATGGCCGCGCGAATTGCATGCACGGCTCATCGAGCAATTGACTCAAGCTGGCGCGCGCACCATTGTATTTGATCTTATTTTTGATACACCCAGCGCAATAGTGGCATACGATCATAAGCTGGCGCTTAGCATGAAAACAGCAGGCAACATCGTGCTGGTGGAAAGATTAGTCTATGAAGATACCGCGCTTTCCACGGATGCAAAGGAGAAAAATTATACTCGGATGGTTAAGGAAGGGCCTATGCCGCTGCTGCCGCTTATTGCTGATGCCGTCCAGGCTCATGCGCCTTTTCCTTTACCTAAGAAAGAGAGGGTCAATCATTATTGGGTTTTCAAACCCGATGCCGGCGACATGCCCACGATCCCTACTGTCGTTCTGCAAATTTTTGCGCTGCCGCTGTATAAAGATTTCATCCGGTTATTACGCACTGTTAATCCAGCTTATGCAGCACAGCTGCCCACTCATAAAGAGGCAGCGGATATTGAAGATTTAATTTTTACACTGCGCGATCTCTTTCTAAATGAAACCGACCTCGCCCACCGCCTGAAGACTGAGCTCAATCGCGATGCAAATCTGAATTCCACTCAAAGAAATACGCTGCTCGCACTTCTGAATACATATTCCGGAAACGACACTCGTTATTTGAATTTTTATGGCCCGCCTCGCAGCATCAGAACCATACCCTATCACCAAGCTTTATATCCTGACGAAAATGAGACCTCTGGACAATCCCGGCCAGTGAATTTTCAGAATAAAGTAGTATTTGTCGGCTTTTCTGCGGCTACTCAACCGGAACAGGACATTGTTCGCGATGATTATCACACTGTTTTCTCAAATCCCGATGGACTTTATATTAGCGGCGTCGAAATAGCGGCTACGGCATTTGCGAATTTGCTGGAAAACAAACCGGTCAGACCTTTCCCGCTCATGGGTAGCTTAGGCATTTTATTTGTATTAGGCCTTGGATTGGGTATCGTTTTTATGCTCTTACCTAATCAAAGCGCTGTCGTGGCCAGTTTTGTGCTGATTTTTCTTTATGCAGGCAGCGTCTATTATTTCTTTAAAGAAATCAGTGTCTGGCTACCTCTTATCAATCCGGTTTTTCTGCAACTGCCCCTGGCCTTCTTTGGGGCAATAACACTCAAATATGACGAAGAAAAACTTGAAAGCCAGCAACTAAAAAAAGCTTTTGGTTATTTTCTCCCTGATCGCGTGGTCAATGATATTGTTAGAAACTCAGGGGCCATGGCATTGAATAATCAACTCGTGTATGGCGCCTGCCTTGCTACTGATGCAGAAGCCTATACTGCACTGGCAGAAAAGATGGAGCCGCAGCAGCTCGGCCAATTGATGAATAACTATTATGCTGTTTTATTTGAGCCCGTGAAGCAGCATAATGGAACGGTATCGGATGTGGTAGGTGATGCCATGTTGGCCATATGGGCCAAAACTTCGGCCAGCTCAGATTTGCGCAGAGATGCTTGTCTTGCTTGCCTGGATATCGCTGCCGCCATTGAACGTTTTAATCATACCCCTAACCAGCCACACTTACCTACCCGCATGGGATTGCACTTTGGTGAAATGTTACTGGGCAACATTGGCGCGCTGCATCATTTTGAATACCGTGCGGTCGGAGATATCGTCAATACCACCAGTCGCATTCAGGGGGTCAATAAATATCTGGGTACCCGGTTATTGGTATCGGGCCAGGTGATCACGGGCTTGGACGAATTTCTGATTCGCCCATTGGGAGATTTTCTGCTAACCGGAAAATCCACACCGGTTAACCTGTTCGAGCTTATCGCACACAAACAATCAGCCAGTCAGATGCAGTTGTGGCTGTGTGAAACATTTTCCTGTGCGTTAAAGGCTTACCAGGATCAACAATGGACTGAAGCTTGTGATAGCTTGTATAAAATCCTGGATATGATTCCAGAAGATGGTCCCTCAAAGTTTTTTTTAAACCTCTGCAAGAAAAACGAATCCGTCCCGCCAGTCGATTCATGGAATTCAACCATTCAAATTGAAGCCAAGTAA
- a CDS encoding metal-dependent hydrolase — protein MDLITQGLLGATMAQSGAQQQETRMATGIGFLAGIAADVDILIQSENDPLLNIEFHRHFTHSLFFVPLGALIVALLLWPFLRQRLAFGRLYLFTFLGYCLSGVLDAFTSYGTHLLWPLSDERMALSIISVVDPAFTLILLIAGVMAYRKYSHTAARIGLLLAAVYLSFGWMQLQRAETVAESMIAARGQQAEQLLVKPTLANLLLWRSIYESEGKLYVDAIRVGLFSKPRIYPGESIAKFVLERDLSTLPPASVLAQDVARFSHFSAGLLAIRPEQPNVLVDVRYSNLPMTLAPLWGIEINPEQPDQHAKYMLYRDSSRATREKFITLLLGEHLLD, from the coding sequence ATGGATTTAATAACTCAAGGATTGCTGGGTGCCACGATGGCGCAATCGGGCGCCCAACAACAGGAAACGCGCATGGCAACCGGTATCGGTTTTCTGGCGGGTATTGCTGCTGATGTTGATATTCTGATTCAGTCTGAGAATGATCCCCTGCTAAATATCGAATTTCATCGCCATTTTACCCATTCCCTGTTTTTCGTGCCGCTGGGTGCCTTGATTGTAGCGCTTCTGTTATGGCCATTTTTGCGCCAGCGCTTGGCTTTTGGCCGTTTGTATCTATTCACTTTTCTCGGATATTGTTTAAGTGGCGTACTGGATGCGTTCACCAGTTACGGCACGCATCTGTTATGGCCATTGAGCGATGAGCGCATGGCATTAAGTATTATTTCGGTCGTGGACCCGGCTTTCACTCTGATTCTGCTGATCGCCGGAGTAATGGCGTACCGGAAATACAGCCATACAGCAGCCCGCATCGGATTGCTACTCGCGGCGGTCTATTTATCGTTCGGCTGGATGCAGTTGCAGCGCGCAGAAACTGTCGCCGAATCAATGATTGCGGCAAGAGGACAACAAGCAGAACAATTACTGGTAAAACCAACACTGGCCAATTTACTGCTATGGCGCTCAATCTACGAGTCTGAAGGCAAATTATACGTCGATGCAATTCGTGTCGGCCTATTTTCCAAGCCGCGCATTTATCCAGGCGAATCTATTGCAAAATTTGTTTTGGAACGTGATTTGAGCACACTGCCACCCGCTTCGGTACTGGCGCAGGATGTTGCACGTTTCAGTCATTTTTCTGCCGGACTTCTGGCAATTCGTCCGGAGCAACCCAATGTGCTCGTTGATGTACGCTATTCGAATTTACCGATGACGCTGGCACCGCTCTGGGGTATCGAGATCAATCCAGAACAACCGGACCAGCACGCAAAATATATGCTTTATCGCGACTCATCCCGTGCCACGCGGGAAAAATTTATCACACTCCTGCTAGGCGAACATTTATTGGACTAA